A part of Prolixibacteraceae bacterium genomic DNA contains:
- a CDS encoding anti-sigma factor, which translates to MRILRYLTLAVVLAFVAVSCDNEDDNVTPMNGDFNVKIDGLADLGADFTYEGWAIVDGAPVSVGTFNVDGDGRMSTNSFTLDRASLNKASAFVVTIEPMQDADPAPSKVHILGGSIVNGEAMLSVDHATALGVDLTSAMGKYILATPTNGADTNEKSGIWFLDLASGAPMVGLTLPTLPDGWIYEGWAVINGQPVSTGKFSSVSTVDQNDPFSGEMAGPPFPGEDFLHSAPDGLMFPTDISGGKAVISIEPVPDNSAAPFLLKPLFGSIPADAMDHVNYPLDNNAAATNPTGSVKVSM; encoded by the coding sequence ATGAGAATTCTAAGATATTTAACGTTAGCAGTTGTTTTAGCATTTGTAGCTGTTTCATGTGATAACGAAGATGATAATGTCACTCCAATGAATGGAGATTTTAATGTCAAAATTGATGGTTTGGCTGATCTAGGAGCTGATTTTACATATGAGGGTTGGGCTATTGTCGATGGAGCACCTGTCTCAGTGGGAACATTTAATGTAGATGGTGATGGGCGTATGTCTACCAATAGTTTTACTTTGGATAGAGCTAGTCTAAACAAAGCATCTGCTTTCGTTGTGACTATTGAGCCGATGCAAGATGCAGATCCTGCCCCTAGTAAAGTACATATTTTAGGAGGAAGTATAGTAAACGGTGAAGCGATGTTGAGTGTAGATCATGCTACTGCTTTGGGAGTCGACCTTACCTCTGCAATGGGTAAGTATATTTTGGCTACCCCAACAAATGGAGCCGATACTAATGAAAAAAGTGGTATTTGGTTCCTTGATCTAGCGAGTGGTGCACCCATGGTTGGGTTAACCCTGCCTACACTACCTGATGGTTGGATCTATGAAGGTTGGGCAGTAATAAATGGACAACCAGTCTCTACTGGTAAATTCTCTTCTGTATCGACAGTAGATCAAAATGATCCATTTAGTGGTGAAATGGCAGGGCCACCATTCCCTGGAGAAGATTTCTTACACAGTGCTCCTGATGGATTGATGTTCCCAACGGATATTTCAGGTGGTAAGGCAGTTATCTCTATTGAGCCTGTGCCCGATAATAGTGCTGCACCATTCTTGTTAAAACCTCTTTTTGGAAGTATCCCCGCTGATGCGATGGATCACGTTAACTACCCATTGGATAACAATGCTGCGGCAACAAATCCTACTGGTAGTGTAAAGGTTTCAATGTAA
- a CDS encoding sodium-dependent transporter, producing MQQENRDGFSSRFGVVAAAAGSAIGLGNIWRFPYVLGENGGGAFFLLYMVFILFLGVPLMLTEMSIGRAGQRNTYGSFRKLAPKSKWYLIGIMGVVGAYMILSFYSAVAGWTLQYLYDAIANNFYGKDPQALDQMFGAFTSGSFMPVVWTLVFLFLTGLVVVAGVEKGIEKYTKILMPLLFLIIIVLDIRAITLDGASEGLKFLFYPDFSKLTSKVVLEALGQAFFSLSLGMGTIITYGSYIDKKEKLFSSAASVSLADTAIAVLAGVAIFPAVFAFGIEPDSGPGLVFITLPNVFQQMTGGYFFSILFFFLLVIAALTSSISLLEVIVAYFAEELNMSRVKATIIGFTSVGILGVMCALSFGPLKSVTIGKFTLFNLFDYLSSNILLPVGGMLIVFFAGWIWSRKSVAQEVLGEGKPETSLFKLFMFIIKFIAPFAIALVFLNAIGLLKF from the coding sequence ATGCAACAAGAGAATAGAGATGGTTTCTCTAGTAGGTTTGGAGTAGTTGCAGCTGCAGCTGGTTCAGCTATCGGATTGGGGAATATTTGGAGATTCCCATATGTGTTAGGAGAAAATGGAGGGGGTGCTTTTTTCTTATTATACATGGTGTTTATATTGTTCTTGGGTGTTCCTTTGATGTTGACAGAGATGTCTATAGGTCGTGCAGGACAACGTAATACTTACGGTTCATTTCGTAAATTAGCACCCAAATCTAAATGGTATCTAATTGGAATCATGGGGGTCGTCGGAGCTTATATGATTCTTTCATTTTATAGTGCCGTAGCAGGTTGGACCTTACAGTATTTATACGACGCTATCGCAAATAACTTTTATGGCAAAGACCCACAAGCTTTAGATCAAATGTTCGGAGCCTTCACTTCTGGTAGTTTTATGCCGGTAGTATGGACTTTGGTATTCTTGTTTTTAACAGGGTTGGTGGTAGTTGCTGGAGTTGAAAAAGGTATCGAGAAATATACAAAAATCTTGATGCCCTTACTTTTTTTGATCATCATAGTACTAGATATACGTGCGATCACTCTAGATGGTGCCTCTGAAGGATTGAAATTTTTATTCTATCCTGATTTTTCGAAATTGACATCTAAAGTTGTATTAGAAGCATTAGGTCAAGCATTCTTCTCCTTAAGTTTAGGTATGGGAACTATTATTACTTATGGTTCATATATTGATAAAAAAGAGAAATTGTTTTCGTCAGCAGCATCTGTTTCATTGGCTGATACGGCGATAGCAGTACTTGCTGGTGTCGCAATCTTCCCTGCTGTTTTTGCTTTCGGCATTGAACCTGATTCAGGTCCAGGGTTGGTTTTTATCACACTTCCGAATGTATTTCAACAAATGACCGGGGGATACTTCTTCTCTATTTTGTTCTTCTTTCTTTTAGTCATTGCAGCTTTAACATCGTCTATCTCTTTGTTAGAAGTTATCGTTGCTTATTTTGCAGAAGAGTTGAATATGTCAAGAGTTAAGGCTACCATAATTGGTTTTACCTCTGTTGGAATTTTAGGAGTGATGTGTGCGCTCTCTTTTGGTCCATTGAAATCTGTAACTATAGGTAAGTTTACTCTATTTAATTTATTTGACTATTTATCGTCAAATATTCTATTGCCTGTAGGAGGGATGTTAATCGTTTTCTTCGCAGGATGGATATGGTCAAGAAAATCTGTTGCACAGGAAGTTCTTGGAGAAGGTAAGCCTGAAACATCTTTGTTTAAATTGTTCATGTTTATCATTAAATTCATTGCACCTTTTGCTATTGCATTGGTGTTTTTAAATGCAATTGGTCTTCTTAAGTTTTAG
- a CDS encoding helix-turn-helix domain-containing protein, whose protein sequence is MEYNYQDAMRAHFSILSAKEWQKEVIEKPLSMYTIVVNFGQPMEIQIDFESYVIETNKICCLTPGGYLKSVDCKDENHFIIDFNQMFYCLELHDADLSCNGLLFGALPSLPILDICSSQIQPFRILIESFLAEFQSPDANQGDMLRLLLKRMIIVCVRMAREQLFYSSVPPLEETDLLRSYQALVEKYYKSKHKVFDYAELLFKSPKTLANTFNKLNGHTPLQIIQERIVLEAKRMIYYTDKTIKEISFELGFDEPSHFSRLFKKVTGDSPLKYRSLF, encoded by the coding sequence ATGGAATACAACTATCAAGATGCAATGCGTGCGCATTTTTCTATTCTGAGTGCAAAAGAGTGGCAAAAAGAAGTTATAGAAAAGCCACTATCGATGTATACTATTGTGGTGAATTTTGGTCAGCCGATGGAAATTCAGATCGATTTTGAATCTTACGTGATCGAAACCAATAAGATCTGTTGCCTTACTCCGGGTGGTTACTTAAAGTCTGTTGACTGTAAAGATGAGAATCATTTTATCATTGATTTTAATCAAATGTTCTATTGTTTGGAGTTGCATGATGCTGATCTGTCGTGTAATGGGTTGCTTTTTGGAGCCCTTCCATCTCTACCTATTTTAGATATATGTAGTTCACAGATACAACCATTTCGAATATTAATTGAGTCATTTCTAGCAGAATTTCAATCTCCCGATGCCAATCAAGGTGATATGTTGCGTCTATTATTGAAACGTATGATTATTGTATGTGTACGAATGGCTCGAGAACAGTTGTTCTACTCATCTGTGCCACCGCTTGAGGAGACTGACTTGTTGAGAAGTTATCAAGCATTAGTAGAGAAATACTATAAGAGCAAACATAAAGTCTTTGACTATGCAGAACTTCTTTTTAAATCTCCTAAAACCCTAGCGAATACTTTCAATAAACTGAATGGCCACACTCCGCTTCAGATTATTCAAGAGAGAATTGTGTTAGAGGCCAAAAGAATGATATACTACACGGATAAGACAATTAAAGAGATCTCTTTTGAATTAGGCTTTGATGAACCTTCTCATTTTAGTCGTCTTTTTAAGAAAGTCACGGGCGATAGTCCATTGAAATACCGATCTCTATTTTAA
- the rpsU gene encoding 30S ribosomal protein S21: MIVIPIKEGENIERALKRFKRKFEKTGTVKELRGRKHFVKPSIRRREEVKKAIYIEQLHREED, encoded by the coding sequence ATGATCGTAATACCAATTAAAGAAGGCGAAAATATCGAGAGAGCTCTTAAGCGTTTTAAGCGTAAATTCGAAAAAACAGGTACTGTAAAAGAATTAAGAGGCCGTAAGCATTTCGTAAAGCCATCTATTAGAAGAAGAGAAGAAGTTAAGAAAGCTATCTATATCGAGCAATTGCACCGTGAGGAAGATTAA
- a CDS encoding sodium-dependent transporter has translation MQQGRDGFSSRFGVIAAAAGSAIGLGNIWRFPYVLGENGGGAFFLVYMAFILVLGVPLMLTEMSIGRAGQRNPYGTFRFLAPKTKWYLVGVMGVAAAFLILSFYSAVAGWTLQYLFDAVTDGFSGKSSVELNGMFESFRSSTYAPSIWTLVFLVMTGCVVVAGVEKGIEKYAKVLMPLLFVIIIILDIRAVTLDGAEEGLKFLFHPDFSKLDSKAVLEALGQAFFSLSLGMGTMITYGSYIGKKENLFSSATSVSLADTAIAVLAGVAIFPAVFAFGIKPDSGPGLVFITLPNVFQQMPGGYFFSVLFFFLLVIAALTSSISLLEVVVSYFTEELKISRAKATVISFISIGVFGVMCSLSSGPLKEATIFDKTIFDMFDYISSNILLPVAGFLIVIFTGWKWARKSVSNEILGKDKPETSLFKVFMFIIKFIAPFAIALVFMNAVGILDL, from the coding sequence ATGCAACAAGGTAGAGATGGTTTTTCAAGTCGTTTCGGTGTAATCGCTGCTGCGGCTGGATCGGCAATAGGTTTAGGGAATATTTGGAGATTTCCTTATGTTTTAGGAGAAAATGGAGGGGGCGCCTTTTTCTTAGTTTATATGGCTTTTATTTTGGTTCTTGGTGTGCCGCTAATGCTGACAGAGATGTCTATTGGTCGAGCAGGACAACGAAATCCTTATGGAACATTTCGTTTTTTAGCACCTAAGACCAAATGGTATTTAGTCGGAGTAATGGGTGTTGCAGCAGCATTCCTTATTTTATCTTTTTATAGTGCTGTAGCTGGATGGACACTGCAATATCTGTTTGATGCAGTAACGGATGGTTTCTCTGGTAAAAGCTCTGTCGAGTTGAATGGCATGTTTGAGTCGTTTAGATCAAGTACCTATGCGCCTTCGATATGGACATTAGTCTTTCTTGTAATGACCGGTTGTGTTGTTGTTGCAGGAGTGGAAAAAGGAATTGAAAAGTATGCCAAGGTTTTAATGCCTTTACTTTTTGTGATAATCATTATTCTTGATATTCGTGCTGTGACGTTGGATGGTGCGGAAGAAGGGTTGAAGTTTCTTTTCCATCCAGATTTCTCGAAGTTAGATTCAAAAGCTGTTTTAGAAGCGTTAGGCCAAGCATTCTTCTCATTAAGTTTAGGAATGGGAACAATGATTACCTACGGATCATATATTGGTAAGAAAGAGAATTTATTCTCGTCAGCGACTTCTGTTTCTCTAGCAGATACTGCCATTGCAGTATTAGCTGGTGTAGCTATTTTTCCAGCAGTATTTGCTTTCGGAATTAAGCCTGATTCAGGTCCAGGTCTAGTATTTATTACATTGCCTAATGTATTTCAACAGATGCCTGGAGGATACTTCTTCTCGGTGCTGTTCTTCTTCTTACTAGTTATTGCAGCATTAACATCTTCCATTTCACTCTTAGAAGTGGTGGTCTCATATTTTACAGAAGAGTTGAAGATATCAAGAGCAAAGGCTACTGTTATATCTTTCATAAGTATTGGTGTATTTGGTGTGATGTGCTCATTATCGTCAGGGCCTTTAAAAGAGGCGACGATATTTGACAAAACAATCTTTGATATGTTTGATTATATATCTTCCAATATCTTACTACCTGTAGCAGGTTTCTTAATTGTTATTTTTACTGGATGGAAGTGGGCACGTAAATCAGTATCCAATGAAATCTTGGGTAAAGACAAACCTGAAACATCATTGTTTAAGGTATTCATGTTTATTATTAAGTTTATTGCACCTTTTGCAATTGCTTTAGTTTTTATGAATGCTGTAGGTATATTAGACCTTTAG
- a CDS encoding DsrE family protein: MVLTPFESNAQVKKDDDKLAVLWTSDDPYVADRVALMYTHAAARNHLFKEVTLIIWGPSAKLVAENKKIQKKLMQMKKDGVKIRACIACATAYDVVDDLKQLNFEVAPMAIPLTDYLKDDQTKVLTF; encoded by the coding sequence ATGGTACTTACTCCATTCGAGAGCAATGCACAAGTAAAAAAAGATGATGATAAACTTGCTGTTTTATGGACTAGCGATGATCCATATGTTGCCGATAGAGTTGCACTAATGTATACACATGCTGCTGCACGAAATCACCTTTTCAAAGAGGTCACATTGATCATATGGGGGCCTTCTGCTAAGTTGGTTGCAGAGAATAAGAAGATACAGAAGAAGTTGATGCAGATGAAAAAGGATGGTGTGAAGATCAGAGCATGTATTGCATGTGCTACAGCCTATGATGTGGTGGATGATTTGAAACAACTAAACTTTGAAGTTGCTCCAATGGCGATACCTCTAACAGATTATCTAAAGGATGACCAGACTAAGGTGTTGACATTCTAA
- a CDS encoding helix-hairpin-helix domain-containing protein gives MSAQKRSLISYFSIILLGGVIVCCRYVYVGHKEIALVKKLDIPNTIIDSLRWSSVSCFQFDPNNITEDSLELLGFDSSLISRIEKYRRAKGRFRDVNQFISFCNKGSIWAEHFRGLVVLTEDNPIKRVDFNRIVYADYSKLLTKSNADEMIRIYRYRSRYGGFVSWEQLKDLCCVSDKTLSYCRKLFFLDSNDIIPIDVNVASYESLRKLPYLNSTDVVSVMNYREKNMGFGSYAEFISTLTISEVHKSYLVHYVSF, from the coding sequence ATGAGTGCACAAAAGAGAAGTCTTATATCCTATTTTAGTATCATCCTCTTGGGGGGTGTTATTGTTTGTTGCCGATATGTTTATGTTGGTCATAAAGAGATAGCATTAGTTAAAAAGTTAGATATCCCCAATACCATTATTGATTCATTAAGGTGGTCATCTGTATCTTGCTTTCAGTTTGATCCTAACAATATTACTGAAGATTCTCTTGAGCTATTGGGCTTTGATAGCTCGCTGATAAGTAGAATTGAGAAGTATCGAAGAGCGAAAGGGCGATTTCGTGATGTGAATCAATTCATCTCCTTCTGCAATAAAGGTTCTATTTGGGCAGAACATTTTCGGGGTTTAGTTGTACTTACAGAGGATAATCCTATTAAAAGGGTTGATTTTAATAGGATAGTATATGCTGATTATAGCAAATTACTTACAAAATCGAATGCAGACGAGATGATTCGGATTTATCGATATCGAAGTAGATATGGTGGTTTTGTTTCATGGGAGCAGTTGAAAGATTTATGTTGTGTTAGTGATAAAACACTCTCTTACTGTCGCAAACTGTTCTTCTTAGATTCAAATGATATCATTCCTATTGATGTTAATGTCGCTTCATACGAGTCTCTTCGTAAATTACCTTATCTAAATAGTACTGATGTTGTTTCTGTAATGAATTATCGAGAGAAGAATATGGGCTTTGGTTCTTATGCTGAGTTTATCTCAACTTTAACTATTTCTGAGGTGCATAAGTCGTATCTTGTTCATTATGTGAGTTTCTAA
- a CDS encoding carboxymuconolactone decarboxylase family protein: protein MGRVIVPTKDQVDDRAKEIFNSLENQIGMLPNLYATIGYSPDVLEGYLKYSSVVGASSFNKKEIESVKLAVAQVNGCEYCISAHTAISKMNGFTDDELLAIRKGEVIDPHLGVIVDAAQDIANNRGRLSQDVFNRFFAAGFDNRALIDLVALVNVSSFTNFIHNTTQVDIDFPLAPEL from the coding sequence ATGGGAAGAGTAATCGTACCAACGAAAGATCAAGTTGATGATCGTGCTAAAGAGATCTTTAATTCTCTCGAAAATCAGATAGGAATGTTACCTAACTTGTATGCTACAATCGGATATTCTCCTGATGTACTTGAGGGCTATTTAAAATATTCCAGTGTTGTCGGAGCTTCTAGTTTTAATAAGAAGGAGATTGAATCCGTTAAATTAGCTGTTGCACAAGTGAATGGGTGTGAGTACTGCATTTCTGCGCATACTGCAATCTCTAAGATGAATGGTTTTACCGACGATGAGCTACTCGCAATAAGAAAAGGAGAGGTGATTGATCCTCATTTAGGAGTTATTGTGGATGCTGCACAGGATATTGCAAATAATAGAGGAAGACTTAGTCAGGATGTTTTTAATCGCTTCTTTGCCGCTGGATTTGATAATAGAGCATTGATTGACCTCGTGGCTTTGGTTAATGTAAGCAGCTTTACAAACTTCATCCACAACACGACGCAGGTTGATATTGATTTTCCTCTTGCACCAGAATTATAG
- a CDS encoding AhpC/TSA family protein, giving the protein MKYLIVLFLFMAQLTSAQLPKDPKDISPLLIGENIPKVSVKKVDGTDIPMKDVLNSKKSVLVFYRGGWCPYCNLHLSELQKAESEILELGYQIVAISPDSPKNLQKTEEKDEIKYQLFSDANGELIKAMGIGFKAPFKYNLMLKSKSGGENEDSLLPVPSVFVVDENGTILFEYIDPDYKTRLSSKLLLAVLKNI; this is encoded by the coding sequence ATGAAGTACTTAATTGTATTATTTTTGTTTATGGCTCAGTTAACTAGTGCGCAATTACCCAAAGATCCTAAAGATATCTCTCCACTACTTATTGGTGAAAACATACCAAAAGTGAGTGTAAAAAAAGTGGATGGCACCGACATCCCTATGAAGGATGTTCTAAACAGTAAGAAGAGTGTCCTGGTCTTTTACCGAGGCGGATGGTGTCCTTATTGTAACCTACATCTTTCAGAACTGCAAAAGGCTGAGAGCGAAATTCTAGAGTTAGGCTATCAAATAGTTGCAATAAGTCCTGATTCTCCAAAGAACCTACAGAAAACTGAAGAGAAGGATGAGATAAAGTATCAACTTTTCTCAGATGCGAATGGAGAGTTGATTAAAGCGATGGGGATCGGTTTTAAGGCTCCATTTAAATATAACTTGATGTTAAAGAGTAAGAGTGGTGGAGAAAATGAGGATTCACTACTTCCAGTACCATCTGTTTTTGTCGTAGATGAAAATGGCACTATTCTATTTGAATATATCGACCCTGATTATAAAACTCGTTTGTCATCCAAGTTGTTGTTGGCCGTGTTGAAAAATATTTAA